A genomic region of Trifolium pratense cultivar HEN17-A07 linkage group LG3, ARS_RC_1.1, whole genome shotgun sequence contains the following coding sequences:
- the LOC123915643 gene encoding uncharacterized protein LOC123915643 — translation MGGGAHHALKRIPRIKFPNRHQKPSVSASETHAVSSKNDGGLSFFSGSNASTTLGGKASLQPKRTPVTNEEIEAVLLGGCF, via the exons ATGGGTGGTGGAGCTCATCATGCTTTGAAGAGAATCCCTCGCATCAAGTTCCCCAACAGACACCAAAAACCATCTg TTTCTGCTTCTGAGACTCATGCTGTGTCTTCCAAAAACGATGGAGGTTTATCATTCTTTTCAGGTTCGAATGCTTCAACAACATTAGGAGGAAAGGCCTCTCTTCAGCCAAAAAGAACTCCGGTCACCAACGAGGAGATTGAGGCAGTTTTG
- the LOC123915641 gene encoding COP1-interactive protein 1-like, with amino-acid sequence MAEIDIVPETEMEDKVKAILKLIKDGELDMDGTPEEILKREPLAELVKICEEKLAQKNWLKFAEFVKKLENEISQLAQKNLVQEEELGKLKKELTARTKKCSALQRKLNTAEKDASGDKAKVENLEKDLLSLKTTKEELELNCEKLGEERQKLIKEHAQTLKFFEDENNELASEIVDLQRTLKEQEDAHQKLNEEYKQVDSKFNECKVNLEVANRKIEEKEEELRESIASKDQIVTDLEHQVEDLKRDLGEKRDETRTLLENVRNHEENLRLSNQKLRDTEQLLSEKEEVFRKAEEKLQQVQRELEDRNATEVCVDSVKIGIDTVSKKFSDDCNNFDLEKSIANISRELQDVKEHVSEVNSEKEKLQNDNKLLLEELRGKEEHKLTLNEKVEKLEIECKNMEAIRKLSLKIVDLTEIPSKSGSNC; translated from the exons ATGGCGGAAATTGACATTGTTCCTGAAACAG AAATGGAAGACAAAGTAAAAGCGATATTGAAACTTATCAAAGATGGCGAACTTGATATGGATGGCACACCGGAAGAAATTTTGAAGAGGGAACCGCTTGCTGAATTGGTTAAAATTTGTGAAGAGAAACTGGCACAGAAGAATTGGTTAAAATTTGCTGAATTTGTGAAGAAACTGGAGAATGAGATCAGTCAACTGGCACAGAAGAATTTGGTGCAAGAAGAAGAATTAGGTAAGTTGAAGAAAGAATTAACAGCGAGAACAAAAAAATGCTCTGCACTCCAACGTAAGCTTAATACGGCAGAGAAAGATGCTTCAGGAGACAAAGCCAAAGTTGAAAATCTGGAAAAGGACTTGCTTTCCTTGAAGACAACAAAAGAAGAATTGGAGCTCAACTGTGAAAAACTCGGAGAAGAACGTCAGAAACTCATAAAAGAACATGCACAAACCCTCAAATTTTTTGAGGATGAAAATAATGAATTAGCCAGCGAAATAGTGGATCTTCAGAGAACATTGAAAGAACAGGAAGATGCACATCAGAAGTTGAATGAAGAATATAAACAAGTTGACAGTAAGTTTAATGAATGCAAGGTCAACCTTGAAGTTGCAAACAGAAAGATTGAAGAAAAGGAAGAAGAGCTTCGTGAAAGCATTGCATCAAAAGATCAGATTGTAACTGATTTGGAACATCAAGTTGAAGACCTGAAAAGAGACCTGGGAGAGAAAAGGGATGAGACCAGAACTTTGCTTGAGAATGTCAGGAATCATGAGGAAAATCTTCGCCTGTCAAACCAAAAGCTCCGGGACACTGAACAATTGCTAAGTGAAAAGGAAGAGGTCTTTAGAAAGGCGGAAGAAAAGCTTCAGCAAGTTCAGAGAGAACTTGAAGATAGGAATGCTACTGAAGTGTGTGTCGACAGTGTGAAAATTGGGATAGATACTGTGAGCAAGAAGTTTTCTGATGACTGCAATAATTTTGACCTTGAGAAATCCATTGCAAACATCTCTCGTGAGCTTCAGGATGTAAAAGAACATGTCAGTGAGGTGAATAGTGAAAAGGAGAAGTTACAGAATGATAATAAGCTTTTGTTGGAGGAGCTGCGGGGTAAAGAGGAACACAAATTAACTCTAAACGAGAAGGTTGAGAAGTTAGAGATCGAATGCAAAAACATGGAGGCCATTAGGAAGCTCAGCTTGAAGATTGTTGATCTCACGGAAATCCCATCAAAGTCTGGCAGCAACTGTTGA
- the LOC123915640 gene encoding putative RING-H2 finger protein ATL69: MLSDTLSGTPWLAPSSMCEIISSAMIPVKDNSLFWRDYYSEIQLQWDTPDCRYCEYSGGRCGLVADHALSVACYDLPTYQGLSKKVKYGLILGLGIPGILGIIVLTCMLCNKKNTTNQLHRQRDTEFSTMIMPHPPIVVMGLDGPTIERYPKTQLGESGRLPRPNDNICSICLCEYQPNEVLRTIPECDHYFHVNCIDGWLKNNATCPLCRNFPERSTSFPSFLHVTNFLITSIFIV, encoded by the exons ATGCTGTCTGATACTTTGTCTGGTACACCATGGTTGGCACCATCATCAATGTGTGAGATTATTTCATCGGCTATGATACCTGTTAAAGATAATTCGTTATTTTGGAGAGATTATTATTCTGAAATACAGTTGCAGTGGGATACTCCTGATTGTCGATATTGTGAGTACAGTGGAGGAAGATGTGGATTGGTTGCGGACCATGCTCTTAGCGTTGCTTGTTATGATCTTCCCACGTATCAAG GCCTATCGAAGAAAGTCAAGTATGGTTTAATTCTAGGTCTAGGAATACCTGGAATCTTAGGTATTATTGTGCTTACATGTATGTTATGCAACAAGAAGAACACAACTAATCAACTACATCGTCAAAGAGACACTGAATTCTCAACCATGATTATGCCACACCCCCCAATTGTAGTTATGGGCCTTGATGGGCCAACAATAGAAAGATATCCTAAAACCCAGCTTGGTGAAAGTGGACGATTGCCAAGGCCCAATGACAACATTTGCTCAATATGTCTTTGTGAATATCAACCCAATGAGGTATTGAGGACTATCCCAGAATGTGATCACTATTTTCATGTGAATTGTATAGATGGATGGCTCAAGAACAATGCTACTTGCCCTTTGTGTAGAAATTTTCCAGAGAGATCTACTTCATTTCCTTCTTTTTTGCATGTCACCAACTTCTTAATTACTAGTATTTTTATTGTATAG